The window GGGAGCACCGACGGCGAGAGCCGCCAGCTCTCCGCGGAGCACCGACGGATCGGAGTACCCCGCTTCGGCGATCGCGTCGGCGACGTCGCGTGCGTAGGTTGCGACGCCGTGCTGATCGACGTCGTGCACCACGACCCGGGGGAGCGTCGTCGTCATCCGCGCCATCTCCGCAGCAACGGTGCGAGGCGGCCCACGGCGCGCTCGACGTAGATCGGGTGGTCGCGATACCAGGCGCCCTGCGCCTCGCGCACCTCGGCCGCCGCCACCCGCTCTCCCGCGGTCAGCCAGAAGTCGGTGGGCTCGTCGGCGAGGTCCCAGGCATCGGCGACCCACGCCTCCCGCGGTGCCTGCACGCCCGCCAGCAGCGGCCGACCGGGGTCGGTCGGCGAATCGCGGGAACCGAGCGCCTCGAGCACGCGCGCCCCGAGTCCGAGCCAGATCGGGTTGCCGGGGTGGTTGACCGTGCGCATGTGATCGAAGGTCGGTCGGGAGAACAGGTCGGATGCGACGACGTCGAGGTCGCTCTCGCGGCGGCGCAGCTCGGCCAGCGCGTCGTCGGCGACCGCGCGCACCGTGACGCGATCAAGCCGCTGCGCCAGCGGAAGACCGGCGGCGAGCGCCAGTTCACGCACGTCGAGGTAGTCGACGTAGGGCGGGAGCTCGGGCACCTCCGGCACGCGGAGCACCCACTGGAAGGGCTGCAGTCCGGTGTAACGGATGATGGGCACCGTTACCGCGCGTGCGCCGGCCGGCAGGAGCGCGCGGAGCTGCCGGGTGCCGAGGGGCAGATCGTGGTAGTCGTCGCGCACCGGCTGAGCGACGAGGAAGGACGCCCGCGCGATCAGACGGTGCAGGAGCGGCACGTCGCTCGGGGCGATCTCGTGCACGGGCGGTACCCGCACCGTGGGGGTGCCGGGCCCGTCGACGACGATCCGCAGCGACTCCGCCTGGCAGTTTCCGACGACGACTCCGGCGCCGTCCGGAGCGTCTCGGAGGCCGTAGAACTCGCCGTAATGGAGTCGCCGCCCCTCGTCATCGGAGGCTTGTACCACCGGGGTCGCCGATACCGCAACCGCCGGATGGGGAAGTGACGCCGGACTCATAGTGAGAAACGTATATCGTCGGAGTCGTCGCCTCCCTCGCCGAGGGATTGCGTTGCGAGGACTCCGCCCGTGCGGTAAGTCGCACGCGAGAGCTTCACAGCGAGGAGGACGACCATCGGTTCCCAGGCTCAGCCGTTCGTCCGCGTCGCCGCGGTTCCCGCGCAGCATCCGTACTCCCGGGCGATCATCGACACCGATCGGGTCGCCGTCCTCGCCGACCCGCCTCCGCCGGGCGCGAGTGCCGGGCAGTGGTGGCCCCCGCAGATCCTCGACGCCGGGTGGATTCGTCGGCACCGCGACGACTTCGACGTGCTGCACCTGCACTTCGGGGCGGAGTCGTACACGCCCGATCACGTGCTCGCCGCCGTCCGCGCCGCCCAGCAGGCCGGGAAGCCCGTGGTCTACACGGTGCACGACCTCGAGAACCCGCAGCTGACCGATCAGTCGGCGCACGTCCGCATGCTCGATGCGATCATCCCGGCCGTCGACGTCCTGGTGACCCTGACGCCCTCGGCCCGAGATGAGATCGCCGAGCGATGGGGACGCGAGGCCGTGGTCATCGCCCACCCCACGCTGTTGGAGACGGGCGCCGCCGCGACCGGGCGCCCGCGCCACGGTCGACGGATCGGCGTGCACCTGCGCGACCTGCGTCCGAACATCGACGCCGTCGGAGTGGTCACGACCCTGGTCCGCGCCGTGGCCGAGCTGCGCGCGGCCGGAGGCGACGTCGTCGGGATCGTTCGGCTCAACGAGAGCGTGCGCGACGAGGACACCGCCCGCATCCTCGAACACCTCGCCGGCGACGGCGTCGAGATCGTCCGCGCCGCGCGGCTCTCCGACGACGACCTCGCCGCGGCGCTCGCCGATCTCGACGCGTGCGTGCTCCCCTACGCCCACGGCACCCATTCGGGGTGGCTCGAGCTGTGCTACGACCTGGCCGTACCCGTGATCGGGCCGCGCGGCGGGCATTTCCGCGATCAGCATCCGTCCGACTACACCCGTTACGACATCGGCGACCCGCTCTCTCTCGCCGCCGCGATCGAGCACGCCACGCTTCCGGCATGGTCGGCTCCGGGTTCGACGGCACGCGCCGCCGAGGTGGCGGCGCGTGCTCTCGACCGGGCGGTGCAACGCATCGAGGTACGGGCGGCGCACACCGACCTGTACCGAGAACTGACGACGCACAGGTCCGCCGCGTGATGGGGCGGGCGCTCCGCGTCGCCGTCATCGCCCCGTCGCGGCATCCCATCCGCCAACCGCACCCCGGGGGCCTCGAGGCGTGCGTGTGGGAGCGCGTGCGGGGTCTGCGCGCGCGGGGCCACGACGTCACGCTCTGCGGGCCCGACGGGTCGGACTTCCTCGACGGTCCGCCCGAGTTCGTGCTGCCGCGTCCGCACTGGGCGAGCGACGAGGAGCCCTCCGACACCGCCTACCCGCGGGGCTATCTCGGTCGGATCGACGACGCGATGGAACGGGCCATGGGCCACCTCGCGCGCCACAGCGACCGGTTCGACGTGATCGACAACCACAGCCTCCACGGCGCGCCGATCGCGTGGCGCGATCGGGTGGGCATCCCGATGGTCACGACCCTCCACACGCCTCCGCTTCCCGACATGATCGCCGCGGCGCGATCGACGACCGGCGCCGAGCACCGGTTCCTCGCCGTCAGCCGGCACACCGCCCGGGAGTGGGACGCCGCCGGGGTCGAGTCGATGGTCTTCCCCAACGGCGTCGACACCGATCGGTGGACGGCGGGACCCGGCGGCGACCGATGGGTGTGGTTCGGGCGCATCGTGCCCGAGAAGGCGCCCCACCTCGCGATCGACGCTGCTCTCCTCGCCGGCAAACGCATCGTACTGGCCGGCCGTGTCGGCGACGCAGAGTACTTCGAGACGGAGGTGCGGCCCCGCCTGGGTGCGCAGGCCCGCTACGTCGGGGCTCTCCGGCAGAGCGCCCTCGCCCGGCTCGTCGGCCGAAGCGCCGTCGCGCTCGTCACCCCGATGTGGGACGAACCGTTCGGCCTCGTGCTCGCCGAGACCCTCGCCACCGGCACTCCGCTGGCCGCGTTCGACGCCGGCGGCGTGCGCGAGGTGGTCGCCGCGGCACCCGGGGCGATGGTCGTCTCACGGGGAGACATCGACTCGCTCGCGCTGGCCGCTGCGGAGCTCGCCGAGCGGTCGGCCCTCGAACCGGGCCTGCGGGTGCAGATCCGGGCGGCCGCGGTCGCGCAGTTCTCCCTCGAACGGCGCCATGCCCAGCTCGAGGGGCTGCTCGCCTCGGTGGCCGTGGGCGCCCAGCGTCTCGAGGTCGCGTGAGCGGAGTCGGCTGGTACGTGCACCATCACGGGCGCGGCCACCTCACGAGATTCGAGGCCGTGCGTCCGCACCTCCCCGGTCCGGTCGTCGCGTTCTCCTCGCTCGACGCGCCGTCCGACCTCGCGCCCGACACGCGGTGGGTCGTCCTGCCCCGCGACGACGCCTCCTACGTCCGCGACGGCGTGAGCGTCGAACCTCGGTCGTCCGACCCGACGGCGGGGGGCCTGCTGCACTGGGCGCCGCTCGGCCACCCGGGGCACCGGCAGAGGCTCGCGGCGATCGCCGCAGCATCCGTCGATCTCGACGCGTTCGTGGTCGACGTCTCGGTCGAGGTGGCGCTGTTCGTCCGGCTGCTGGGTCTTCCGACCGTCGTCGTGACGCAGCCCGGAGACCGCACGGACGGGGTGCATTCCCTCGCGTATCGCGTGGCGGACCGCATCCTCGCGCCGTGGCCCGAGGGGGCGGTGCCGTCGGTCGCCCTCGACGAGGCGCGCGACCGCGTCGCGTGGGTGGGCGGTGTTTCACGGTTCGCCGGGCGCCCCCGCACCGTCGCGCGCGAGCCGCGGTCGGTGCTGGTGCTCGGTGCCGCGCTCGTCGGCGGGGCGCTCGAGCAGGCGCGCGCCGAGGCCACGGAGGCCGGGTGGACGTTCCGCACCGTCGGAGCGGATGCTGCGCAGTGGAGCGCCGACCCCTGGGACGCCCTGTGTGCGGCCGAGGTCGTCGTCAGTGCGGCAGGTCAGAACAGCGTGGCCGACCTGGCTGCCGCCCGCGCACGCGCCGTGGTCATCGCGCAGGAGCGCCCGTTCGACGAGCAGGCGGCGACCGCCGCGGAGCTCGACCGCACGGGACTCGCCGTGGTGTCGCACGTGCCGGAGCCCGGCGGATTCGTCGCGCTGCTCGACCGGGCGTGCACGCTCGAGCCGCGGTGGGAACGGTGGCGCACCGATGGCGCGCCCGAGCGCGCCGCGGCCGTGATCGCGTCGGTGATGCGGTGACCACCGCGGTGCTGACCGTGGCCTCGCGAGCGAGGGCGGCGCACGTCGACCGCCAGCGCGCGTTCCTCGCGCAGCTCGAGCGCCCCGACGTGCTGCGGGCGGAGGCCTGGCTCGACCCCGAACCCCCGACCGGCGACGGCATCCTCGTGCACGTCCCGCCGGGGGAGTTCGGTCTGCGCGTGGGCGAGGGGCGCAACGCCGCCGCCGCCGCGGCGATCGCCGGCGGTGCCGACCTGCTGATCTTCCTCGACGCCGACTGCCTCCCCGGCCCCGGTCTGATCGAGCGCTACGAAGCGGTGGCTCGCGAGTCCGGCCTCTACGCCGGACCCGTGACGTACCTGGCCGAGGGCAGCATGCCCGAAGACCTCCGCTCGCTCGAAGCTCTGACGCGGCCGCACGCGGCGCGACCGTGGCCGGCCGATGCTGAGGTGCTCCGCGCAGACCCGGCGGCCTACGACCTGTTCTGGTCGCTGTCGTTCGCCGTGTCGGTGTCGACCTGGGAGGAGATCGGAGGCTTCTCCGAGGCGTTCCAGGGATACGGCGCCGAAGACACCGACTTCGCCTGGCGCGCGCGCGAGATGAACGTGCCGCTGCTCTGGGTGGGGGGCGCGCACGCCTACCACCAGTGGCATCCGACCTCCGATCCGCCCTGGCAGCACCTCGACGACATCCTGCGAAACGGCGCCGCCTTCGCCCGCCGCTGGGGTCGGTGGCCGATGAGCGGCTGGCTGGAGAAGTTCGAGCGCGCCGGCGCGATCACCCGCGACGGCGAGGGTTGGCGCCGCGTCTGACGAGCGGTCGCGGGCTGAGCCGCAGCATCCGATCAACACTGTCGCGTGCGAATCACCGCACCGATGCGGCGCGGATGGTGACTCGGGCGGTTGCGTGGTGATTCAGCACTCGATCGCCGTGCGCCCGCCTCACGACATGTCGGTGACGGTGGCGGATGCGGCGTCCCATCGCCGGAGCGACAGCCCGGATCCGACGTGGGGCCCGCCGAGCAGGGCGAGCGCCTCGGGAAGCGTCTCGAGCCGCAGCCGGCGCGCGAGGGTGACGTGCGGGGTCCATTCGCCGGGCGCGGTGTGCGCCGCATCCGTTCCCGGTCCTGCCGCGGCATGGACGGCGGTGTGGAGGGCGACGAGCTCATCGCTGGGCTCGACCCGCCACGCGAGGACTCCGCGGTCGCCGTGGCCGA is drawn from Microbacterium hatanonis and contains these coding sequences:
- a CDS encoding WcbI family polysaccharide biosynthesis putative acetyltransferase, producing MVQASDDEGRRLHYGEFYGLRDAPDGAGVVVGNCQAESLRIVVDGPGTPTVRVPPVHEIAPSDVPLLHRLIARASFLVAQPVRDDYHDLPLGTRQLRALLPAGARAVTVPIIRYTGLQPFQWVLRVPEVPELPPYVDYLDVRELALAAGLPLAQRLDRVTVRAVADDALAELRRRESDLDVVASDLFSRPTFDHMRTVNHPGNPIWLGLGARVLEALGSRDSPTDPGRPLLAGVQAPREAWVADAWDLADEPTDFWLTAGERVAAAEVREAQGAWYRDHPIYVERAVGRLAPLLRRWRG
- a CDS encoding glycosyltransferase, producing MDTDRVAVLADPPPPGASAGQWWPPQILDAGWIRRHRDDFDVLHLHFGAESYTPDHVLAAVRAAQQAGKPVVYTVHDLENPQLTDQSAHVRMLDAIIPAVDVLVTLTPSARDEIAERWGREAVVIAHPTLLETGAAATGRPRHGRRIGVHLRDLRPNIDAVGVVTTLVRAVAELRAAGGDVVGIVRLNESVRDEDTARILEHLAGDGVEIVRAARLSDDDLAAALADLDACVLPYAHGTHSGWLELCYDLAVPVIGPRGGHFRDQHPSDYTRYDIGDPLSLAAAIEHATLPAWSAPGSTARAAEVAARALDRAVQRIEVRAAHTDLYRELTTHRSAA
- a CDS encoding glycosyltransferase, with amino-acid sequence MGRALRVAVIAPSRHPIRQPHPGGLEACVWERVRGLRARGHDVTLCGPDGSDFLDGPPEFVLPRPHWASDEEPSDTAYPRGYLGRIDDAMERAMGHLARHSDRFDVIDNHSLHGAPIAWRDRVGIPMVTTLHTPPLPDMIAAARSTTGAEHRFLAVSRHTAREWDAAGVESMVFPNGVDTDRWTAGPGGDRWVWFGRIVPEKAPHLAIDAALLAGKRIVLAGRVGDAEYFETEVRPRLGAQARYVGALRQSALARLVGRSAVALVTPMWDEPFGLVLAETLATGTPLAAFDAGGVREVVAAAPGAMVVSRGDIDSLALAAAELAERSALEPGLRVQIRAAAVAQFSLERRHAQLEGLLASVAVGAQRLEVA
- a CDS encoding glycosyltransferase family 2 protein, translating into MTTAVLTVASRARAAHVDRQRAFLAQLERPDVLRAEAWLDPEPPTGDGILVHVPPGEFGLRVGEGRNAAAAAAIAGGADLLIFLDADCLPGPGLIERYEAVARESGLYAGPVTYLAEGSMPEDLRSLEALTRPHAARPWPADAEVLRADPAAYDLFWSLSFAVSVSTWEEIGGFSEAFQGYGAEDTDFAWRAREMNVPLLWVGGAHAYHQWHPTSDPPWQHLDDILRNGAAFARRWGRWPMSGWLEKFERAGAITRDGEGWRRV
- a CDS encoding 2'-5' RNA ligase family protein, which produces MSDVVSIELLLDPDTEARVRADWQSLAAAGMSSLGAYRSPTNRPHVTLLVRPELAASAFPDAIARLPVALALAEPVVFGHGDRGVLAWRVEPSDELVALHTAVHAAAGPGTDAAHTAPGEWTPHVTLARRLRLETLPEALALLGGPHVGSGLSLRRWDAASATVTDMS